TCTGGCAAAGGCTTTCGTTACCAAACGAATCAAGCCCATGATGATTGACGGAAAGAAAACATACCAGATCGGCATACCTATCCACCAAGGTTACCGCGGTATTCAGGAAGACGAAGGCAAGAACGACAGGACGATGATCAACCTGCTTTCGCCAACCGTGAATGATCCCAACGCACACACCCCTGAATTCAAGGGTTTTCTGGTTAAGCTCGAGAAAGCATAGGCAACCACTATGAGCCAAGCGACACTCGAAATCGTCAAAATCTCCGGCCACGCCGGGCCGGCACCCGGCGAAGGCGTGAAGCGGGCAGAGCAGGTCTGCAAGCTGATTGACACCACAACCTGCATCGGCTGTAAAGCCTGCGAGGTAGCCTGCCTGGAGTGGAACGGCTACACCTTTACCGACACCGTCTTCAACAACAGCTATCAGACCATGCCGGAGACCGCGTGGAACTACTGGAACCTGATCAAGTTCAACGAGCACGAGCGCGAAGATGGCACGTTGATGCTGCTCATGCGCAAAGACCAGTGCATGCACTGCGCCGACCCCGGATGCCTCATGGCCTGCCCCGCCGATGGCGCAATCGTGCAGTACTCCAACGGCATCGTTGATTTTCAGCAGGAGCACTGCATCGGCTGCGGCTATTGTGTCAGCGGCTGCCCGTTTAATATTCCGAAGTTCAACACGAACACCAAAAAGATGTTCAAGTGCACACTCTGCGCCGACCGCGTGACTGAAGGACTCGAACCGGCATGCATCAAATCCTGCCCCACCGGCTGCCTGCACTTCGGCACCAAGGACGACAT
Above is a window of Terriglobales bacterium DNA encoding:
- the fdxH gene encoding formate dehydrogenase subunit beta; the encoded protein is MSQATLEIVKISGHAGPAPGEGVKRAEQVCKLIDTTTCIGCKACEVACLEWNGYTFTDTVFNNSYQTMPETAWNYWNLIKFNEHEREDGTLMLLMRKDQCMHCADPGCLMACPADGAIVQYSNGIVDFQQEHCIGCGYCVSGCPFNIPKFNTNTKKMFKCTLCADRVTEGLEPACIKSCPTGCLHFGTKDDMKDLANNRAQQLREHFGFENAGVYDPPGVGGTGVIYVLHDATNPEAYGDLPKDPEIPWVVRFWKGPAKWIGNLAMMGGIVGVAMHYLRFGPKQVESEPDSKPDAQKKDEKGGRP